From the genome of Triticum aestivum cultivar Chinese Spring chromosome 3B, IWGSC CS RefSeq v2.1, whole genome shotgun sequence, one region includes:
- the LOC123070508 gene encoding basic endochitinase A, producing MRGVVVVAMLAAAFAVSAHAEQCGSQAGGATCPNCLCCSKFGFCGSTSDYCGNGCQSQCNGCSGGGTPVPVPTPTGGGVSSIISQSLFDQMLLHRNDAACQAKGFYNYGAFVAAANSFSGFATTGGADVRKREVAAFLAQTSHETTGGWPTAPDGPYSWGYCFNQERGAASDYCSPNSQWPCAPGKKYFGRGPIQISYNYNYGPAGRAIGTDLLNNPDLVATDATVSFKTALWFWMTPQSPKPSSHDVITGRWSPSGADQAAGRVPGYGVITNIINGGLECGRGQDGRVADRIGFYKRYCDLLGVSYGDNLDCYNQRPFA from the coding sequence ATGAGAGGAGTTGTGGTGGTGGCCATGCTGGCCGCGGCCTTCGCCGTGTCTGCGCACGCCGAGCAGTGCGGCTCGCAGGCCGGCGGGGCGACGTGCCCCAACTGCCTCTGCTGCAGCAAGTTCGGCTTCTGCGGCTCCACCTCCGACTACTGCGGCAACGGCTGCCAGAGCCAGTGCAacggctgcagcggcggcggcaccCCGGTACCGGTACCGACCCCCACCGGCGGCGGCGTGTCCTCCATTATCTCGCAGTCGCTCTTCGACCAGATGCTGCTGCACCGCAACGATGCGGCGTGCCAGGCCAAGGGGTTCTACAACTACGGCGCCTTTGTAGCCGCCGCCAACTCGTTCTCGGGCTTCGCGACCACGGGTGGCGCCGACGTCAGGAAGCGCGAGGTGGCCGCGTTCCTCGCTCAGACCTCCCACGAGACCACCGGCGGGTGGCCAACGGCGCCCGACGGCCCCTACTCGTGGGGCTACTGCTTCAACCAGGAGCGCGGCGCCGCCTCCGACTACTGCTCGCCGAACTCACAGTGGCCGTGCGCGCCGGGCAAGAAGTACTTCGGGCGCGGGCCCATCCAGATCTCATACAACTACAACTACGGGCCGGCTGGGCGGGCCATCGGGACCGACCTGCTCAACAACCCGGACCTCGTGGCGACGGATGCGACCGTGTCGTTTAAGACGGCGCTGTGGTTCTGGATGACGCCGCAGTCACCTAAACCTTCGAGCCACGACGTGATTACGGGCCGGTGGAGCCCCTCGGGCGCCGACCAGGCGGCGGGGAGGGTGCCTGGGTACGGTGTGATCACTAACATCATCAACGGTGGGCTCGAGTGCGGGCGCGGGCAGGACGGCCGTGTTGCCGACCGGATCGGGTTCTACAAGCGCTACTGCGACCTACTCGGCGTCAGCTACGGCGACAACCTGGACTGCTACAACCAGAGGCCGTTCGCATAG